From Paenibacillus polymyxa, the proteins below share one genomic window:
- a CDS encoding response regulator transcription factor, with translation MLKTILVVDDDEEIVKLITKSLRYEQFAITSAYSGKEALSALEENHIDFIVLDIVMPDMDGLDVCRSIRNSYNVPILFLSARDKDIDKIVGLEIGADDYMTKPFSIQELVSRIKAHFRKVDRLFKEWDELSPSNEKADSPLILNDKTFEAFLNSRKLDLSTKEFQILSVLMRHPNNVLTREQIYENVWGDEYGEINTVTVHIKNIRKKLGPEYDFIKTIWGIGYKYTEREQ, from the coding sequence ATGCTAAAAACGATATTAGTTGTAGACGACGATGAAGAAATCGTAAAACTCATCACAAAGAGTTTAAGATACGAGCAATTTGCAATAACTTCGGCATATTCTGGGAAAGAAGCCTTATCCGCATTGGAAGAAAATCATATTGATTTCATCGTTCTTGATATAGTGATGCCTGATATGGATGGACTTGATGTCTGCAGAAGTATCCGAAACTCTTATAATGTTCCAATTTTGTTTTTAAGTGCGCGTGATAAGGACATTGATAAAATCGTCGGGCTCGAAATAGGAGCAGACGATTACATGACCAAACCTTTCAGTATTCAGGAGCTTGTCTCCAGGATAAAGGCTCACTTCAGAAAAGTGGACAGGCTTTTTAAAGAGTGGGATGAACTTAGTCCCAGTAACGAAAAGGCGGATTCTCCGCTCATTCTGAACGATAAGACGTTTGAAGCATTCCTGAATAGCAGGAAGCTCGACTTGTCAACGAAGGAATTTCAGATTCTGTCTGTCCTCATGCGCCACCCCAATAATGTATTGACTCGTGAGCAGATATATGAAAACGTCTGGGGAGACGAATACGGAGAAATAAATACCGTAACGGTTCATATAAAAAATATCCGTAAGAAACTTGGTCCTGAATATGACTTTATTAAAACAATATGGGGCATAGGATATAAATACACGGAAAGAGAGCAATAG
- a CDS encoding HAMP domain-containing sensor histidine kinase, translating to MKLKIKLPLLFLLMFIIFMFSIGMYLKLVFAVYSPIRSSLLDSRYIALLLPIFAIACIIFIILIIYIHFCIEKPIQLLNTRLEEVNIVHPLPPLVLRSNDEIGELYKHFNKMEHRLQLAHKEQTDMIAAIAHDLKTPLTSINGFTELLAMHKDLPETEKQEYYDLIQKKSGYMVELINDFSSFTKEKLELESMVAKPVKASKLFENIALEYEYELAGLDNELTCRHSFTENIWLMINEPMIRRVFGNLFSNAVRYGGKNKLKVYMTGYPLGQYAFFQIEDNGIGVPDKDISSLFLKFFTVNKSRQIQKGGLGLGLASCKSIIEHHRGEIDAYPSEYGGLGIRFSLPLAAQH from the coding sequence ATGAAACTGAAAATAAAGCTTCCTCTTTTGTTCCTGCTGATGTTTATAATATTCATGTTTTCGATTGGAATGTACCTGAAGCTTGTCTTTGCAGTATATTCTCCTATACGCAGTTCATTACTGGACTCGCGATATATAGCATTGCTCCTGCCCATATTTGCAATTGCCTGCATCATATTTATTATTCTAATTATCTATATTCATTTTTGCATAGAGAAACCCATTCAGCTTCTGAATACCAGGCTTGAAGAAGTAAATATTGTACATCCACTGCCTCCCCTAGTTCTAAGAAGTAATGACGAGATCGGAGAACTTTATAAACACTTCAATAAGATGGAGCATCGGCTTCAACTCGCGCACAAAGAGCAGACCGATATGATCGCGGCAATTGCCCACGACTTGAAAACTCCCTTGACATCTATTAATGGCTTTACTGAACTGCTGGCTATGCACAAGGATTTACCAGAAACTGAAAAGCAGGAATATTATGATTTGATTCAAAAGAAGTCAGGATATATGGTCGAACTCATCAATGATTTCTCCAGCTTCACCAAAGAAAAACTGGAGTTGGAATCTATGGTAGCTAAACCTGTAAAAGCATCAAAATTATTTGAAAACATTGCCCTTGAATATGAATATGAGTTGGCGGGACTTGACAATGAGCTTACTTGCCGCCATTCATTCACGGAAAATATATGGCTGATGATCAATGAACCGATGATACGTCGGGTTTTCGGCAACCTCTTTAGCAATGCTGTAAGATATGGAGGGAAAAATAAGCTGAAAGTGTATATGACCGGTTACCCGCTAGGACAGTATGCCTTTTTTCAAATCGAGGATAATGGAATTGGAGTGCCGGATAAGGATATATCTTCTCTGTTCCTCAAATTTTTCACTGTGAATAAATCGCGACAAATCCAAAAGGGCGGGCTGGGGCTGGGTCTTGCAAGCTGTAAATCCATTATTGAACATCATAGGGGCGAAATTGACGCCTACCCTTCCGAATATGGCGGTTTGGGGATAAGATTCAGCCTTCCCTTGGCCGCACAACACTGA
- a CDS encoding alpha/beta hydrolase family protein, with protein MSIEFSRWPNHYMMSYQVTKALGMASLGATDVTEIYEACKKIDPEDKDTWHREWLITAQALERHGKEAETAGNWYTARNCYIRACNYYRIAEYTVMDDDTEKIRVFKKVNELFEAAGKYFDVQPEKIQVDYEDVKLDGYFFSPSWIKGPKPTLFALNGGDEWSIENYFWLGPAFISCGYNFLVYDQPGTGLSLYEKGKGRRADSEAFHSRAIDFLLTRPEVDPDKIIVHGESFAAYDSLRFASFDHRIAAVISDGGTHAFDWDAMLKWMPPSLAAHGMRILGAKSMEDFAGNPRFAYDLEGVLHQIECPLLVMHGAEEILVQPNPLTQALKNYEQAGSKNKTFFPIEDRRLGGLEHCQVDNINVLHEVALNWLCSIGLGPAAPRPK; from the coding sequence ATGTCAATTGAGTTCAGCCGTTGGCCCAATCACTACATGATGTCATACCAAGTCACCAAAGCTTTAGGTATGGCAAGCCTCGGTGCTACGGACGTCACCGAGATCTACGAGGCCTGCAAAAAAATCGACCCCGAAGACAAGGACACGTGGCACAGGGAATGGCTCATAACGGCTCAGGCATTGGAAAGACACGGCAAGGAGGCCGAAACAGCTGGAAACTGGTATACAGCACGAAACTGCTACATTCGTGCCTGCAATTACTACAGAATTGCAGAATATACGGTGATGGATGATGACACCGAGAAAATCCGTGTATTTAAAAAAGTAAATGAACTCTTCGAAGCTGCCGGGAAGTACTTCGATGTCCAACCGGAGAAGATCCAAGTCGATTACGAAGATGTCAAGCTGGATGGTTACTTCTTCTCCCCTTCCTGGATAAAAGGTCCGAAGCCGACCCTTTTTGCTCTCAACGGTGGCGACGAGTGGTCAATTGAAAACTATTTCTGGCTAGGTCCCGCTTTTATTTCGTGTGGATATAACTTTCTGGTTTATGACCAGCCTGGCACCGGCCTCTCGCTGTACGAAAAGGGAAAAGGAAGACGAGCGGACAGTGAGGCTTTCCATTCCCGAGCAATCGACTTTCTTCTAACGCGGCCAGAAGTCGATCCCGATAAGATTATCGTGCACGGTGAGAGTTTTGCGGCTTACGACTCTTTGCGATTCGCTTCGTTCGATCACAGAATTGCTGCCGTCATCTCCGACGGCGGTACGCATGCCTTTGATTGGGATGCAATGCTTAAATGGATGCCACCGAGTCTGGCCGCACATGGCATGAGAATTCTGGGGGCAAAAAGCATGGAGGACTTTGCGGGTAATCCGCGTTTTGCCTATGATCTTGAGGGGGTGCTTCACCAGATAGAATGTCCGCTTCTTGTAATGCACGGAGCGGAAGAGATATTGGTTCAGCCAAATCCGCTGACACAAGCCTTGAAAAATTATGAGCAAGCGGGTTCGAAAAACAAGACATTCTTCCCGATAGAGGATAGAAGACTTGGGGGATTAGAACACTGTCAGGTAGACAACATCAACGTGCTACATGAGGTAGCGCTGAATTGGCTCTGCTCAATTGGGCTTGGACCAGCTGCACCTCGTCCTAAGTGA